From the Bacteroidota bacterium genome, one window contains:
- the mtgA gene encoding monofunctional biosynthetic peptidoglycan transglycosylase, producing MAKKRSFKKFLTKLLKRVFIFFFASTLLVTIVYKWIPPPLTPLMLIRLVEQKKADQKLKLAKDWVSLKNISQNMPLAVLVCEDQNFMNHHGFDLESIKKANQDNKKGKRKRGASTISQQTAKNVFLWPESSWLRKGLEVYFTTLIEVIWGKERIMEVYLNVIEMGDGIYGAEKASQVYFKKKASDLNRNQAALIAVCLPNPRKMSPSKITTYRVKRQVWALTQMSYFDYLDFEKKAKKAKKSKRNND from the coding sequence ATGGCAAAAAAACGCTCATTTAAAAAATTCCTGACCAAACTCCTGAAAAGAGTTTTCATTTTCTTTTTTGCCTCAACCCTATTGGTCACTATCGTTTATAAATGGATTCCACCTCCACTTACTCCCTTAATGCTTATTCGATTAGTAGAGCAAAAGAAAGCGGATCAAAAACTGAAACTTGCAAAGGATTGGGTGTCACTGAAAAATATATCTCAAAACATGCCTTTAGCCGTATTGGTCTGTGAAGATCAAAATTTCATGAATCATCATGGTTTTGACCTTGAATCGATAAAGAAAGCCAATCAGGATAATAAAAAAGGAAAGCGCAAGAGAGGAGCCAGTACGATTTCACAGCAAACAGCAAAAAACGTTTTTCTGTGGCCTGAAAGCTCCTGGTTACGAAAAGGCTTGGAAGTATATTTCACAACATTAATTGAAGTAATTTGGGGTAAAGAACGCATCATGGAAGTTTACCTCAATGTGATTGAAATGGGAGATGGTATTTATGGTGCAGAAAAAGCATCTCAAGTTTATTTCAAAAAGAAAGCATCTGATTTAAATAGAAATCAGGCAGCCTTGATAGCCGTATGTCTGCCAAATCCAAGAAAAATGAGCCCATCAAAAATTACAACATATAGGGTTAAACGACAGGTTTGGGCACTTACACAAATGAGTTATTTTGATTACCTGGATTTTGAAAAAAAAGCAAAAAAGGCAAAAAAATCAAAAAGAAACAATGATTGA